A window from Leptothermofonsia sichuanensis E412 encodes these proteins:
- a CDS encoding hybrid sensor histidine kinase/response regulator, translating to MTSVNHFLTMLSSPESFQPPAKIQILVVEDEYILALNLRESLEALGYGVIAIADTAADAIEKATELYPDLVLMDIRLQGEVDGIQAAEYIWNNLLIPVIYLTGHSDQSTVERATKTLPFGYILKPVNEQELYVAIKTALSRCEREQFLTTVLRSMGDGVLVVDPQLRIKYLNRVAETLTGWRLADAQDRPLTEVFSLVDERTQLPVESPVAVALQQGSTIYMSDRLLLATRQGTLVPVADSATPLRDPRGNVTGAVLVFRDDTQRRLLEERNLALERSRQQDFQIAELKRLNQLKDDFLATTSHELRTPLSNIKMAIHLLETVLNRQTSLGSDLRPEQSAVTRYLQVLHEQCDQELKLVNDLLDMRAVEADSYPVELIPIHLQNWLPHLAEKFQQRCAANRQTLQISIPPTMPPLVSDLNSLTRIMSELLNNACKYTPPGGVIAVAAIATADSIRIWITNSGIEIPLEEQSRVFEPFYRIPKSDRWKHGGTGLGLALVKKMTDHLGARITVSSESDCTTFTLEFPAIAPDTLTPSQES from the coding sequence ATGACTTCTGTCAATCATTTTCTGACTATGCTCAGTTCTCCAGAAAGTTTTCAGCCTCCAGCAAAGATTCAAATTCTCGTTGTTGAAGATGAATATATTCTTGCCCTCAACCTGCGAGAGAGTCTAGAGGCCCTTGGTTATGGAGTGATTGCCATTGCCGACACCGCAGCAGATGCGATCGAAAAAGCGACTGAACTGTACCCGGATCTGGTGTTAATGGATATTCGACTGCAAGGTGAAGTCGATGGCATTCAGGCTGCCGAGTATATCTGGAATAACCTGCTGATTCCCGTGATCTATCTCACCGGGCACTCCGATCAAAGCACTGTCGAGCGGGCAACCAAAACCCTGCCATTCGGCTACATCCTCAAACCAGTCAACGAACAGGAACTATACGTGGCCATTAAAACGGCCCTCAGCCGTTGTGAGCGAGAACAATTTTTAACGACCGTGCTGCGGAGTATGGGGGACGGAGTACTGGTGGTTGATCCCCAATTGCGGATTAAATACCTGAACCGGGTAGCCGAAACCCTGACTGGCTGGCGTTTAGCTGACGCTCAAGACCGCCCCTTAACTGAGGTGTTTAGCCTGGTGGATGAACGCACCCAACTCCCTGTAGAGAGTCCAGTCGCTGTCGCCCTGCAACAGGGAAGCACTATATACATGAGCGATCGCCTGCTGCTGGCAACCAGACAGGGGACGCTGGTTCCCGTTGCTGACAGTGCAACGCCTTTAAGGGATCCACGGGGCAATGTCACAGGCGCTGTTCTGGTGTTTCGAGATGACACTCAACGGAGACTGCTCGAAGAGCGGAACCTTGCTCTGGAGCGCAGCCGCCAACAGGACTTTCAAATTGCCGAACTCAAACGCCTGAACCAGTTGAAAGATGATTTTCTGGCAACCACTTCCCATGAACTGCGGACTCCCCTGTCCAACATCAAAATGGCAATTCATCTGCTGGAAACCGTCTTGAATCGACAAACAAGCCTGGGATCAGACCTCCGTCCAGAGCAGTCAGCAGTGACTCGCTACCTCCAGGTTTTGCACGAACAGTGTGACCAGGAACTGAAACTGGTCAACGACTTACTGGATATGCGAGCAGTGGAAGCAGATTCCTACCCCGTGGAGTTGATCCCGATTCATTTGCAAAACTGGCTCCCCCACCTCGCTGAAAAGTTTCAACAACGTTGTGCAGCAAACCGACAGACGCTTCAGATCAGCATCCCGCCAACGATGCCACCCTTAGTGTCCGATTTAAACAGCCTTACCCGAATTATGTCCGAGTTGTTGAATAATGCCTGCAAGTACACACCACCGGGAGGAGTGATTGCAGTAGCTGCCATTGCCACGGCTGACTCTATCCGAATCTGGATCACCAACTCTGGGATTGAAATTCCGCTTGAGGAGCAGTCGCGAGTGTTTGAGCCATTTTATCGAATCCCTAAAAGCGATCGCTGGAAACATGGTGGCACGGGCTTAGGATTAGCGCTGGTCAAAAAAATGACCGACCATCTAGGTGCCCGCATTACCGTCTCCAGCGAATCAGATTGCACAACCTTCACCTTAGAGTTTCCAGCGATCGCCCCAGACACACTCACCCCCTCCCAGGAAAGCTGA